DNA from Pelagibacterium nitratireducens:
CGAGGCACGCGGGGCTTCCCCCTTCTCGAGAAAATCGAGGAATTTGTGAATTTCGGCGGTGTAGGCTGCCTGATAACGCTCGACGAAGGAAAAAGGGATCTTGTCCTGCATCCAGCCGGCGTCATTGGCGAGCTCGACCGTGGTGTCATGGATATTGGCGGCGCGCAAAAGCCCTTTTGAACCATGGACTTCAATGCGCTGATCGTGGCCATAGGTGGCACGGCGGGAATTGGTGATGACGACGATCCTGCCCGAAGCGGTCTGCATCTGGACGCTGGCGGTGTCGATATCGCCGGCCTTACCGATTTCCGGATCGGTGAGGACGCCACCAAGAGCGTGGACGGTGGCAGGTTCCTCATCGCCCAAAAGAAAGCGGGCCATGTCGAAATCGTGGATCATCATGTCGCGGTAGAGCCCACCCGAGCGCTCGATATAGGAGACGGGGGGCGCAGACGGATCGCGGCAGGTGATGGTGATGATTTCAGGATCGCCGATTTCGCCCGAGCGCAGGCGCTTTTCGAGGGCAGCGAAGTTGGGATCGTAGCGCCGGTGAAAGCCGATCATCAAGGGAACGCCCGCTTTTTCAACGACTTGCAGGCAAGCCTTTATCCGCTCGACCGAAAGGGATACCGGCTT
Protein-coding regions in this window:
- the iolG gene encoding inositol 2-dehydrogenase, whose translation is MLRFGILGAGRIGNVHARAIASSGRATVGYIADAMPDAAEKLAAVVGAKTASVEDIIASSDIDAILIATPTDTHADLIEQAARAGKAILCEKPVSLSVERIKACLQVVEKAGVPLMIGFHRRYDPNFAALEKRLRSGEIGDPEIITITCRDPSAPPVSYIERSGGLYRDMMIHDFDMARFLLGDEEPATVHALGGVLTDPEIGKAGDIDTASVQMQTASGRIVVITNSRRATYGHDQRIEVHGSKGLLRAANIHDTTVELANDAGWMQDKIPFSFVERYQAAYTAEIHKFLDFLEKGEAPRASGHDGLMAQKLAEAASESLKTGQVISVK